Proteins from a single region of Ischnura elegans chromosome 2, ioIscEleg1.1, whole genome shotgun sequence:
- the LOC124154145 gene encoding aspartate aminotransferase, cytoplasmic → MESKFNSVEPGPPIEVFALTKSYVDDPFPDKVNLGVGAYRTDEGAPWVLPVVRKTEQKIANDETLNHEYLPVLGLDSFSSAATRLLLGNDSEVIAQGKAVGVQSLSGTGALRVGAEFLARILKYKTFYYSTPTWENHRLLFLNSGFTDPREYRYWNASERKLDFESYMADLKSAPENSVIILQACAHNPTGSDPTPEQWEKIADVMEERKLFPFFDSAYQGFASGDVEKDAFAVRYFAKRGFEFFCAQSFAKNFGLYNERVGNLTMVFNSQEVIAKVKSQVTLVIRGMYSNPPNHGGRVVSTILNDPQLYEEWKGCIKSMADRIMSMRKGLRERLEAKKTPGTWEHITKQIGMFSFTGLTPRQVEHMVKQHHVYLLKSGRINMCGLTSKNIDYVANAIHDSITSVPE, encoded by the exons ATGGAATCAAAATTTAATTCCGTGGAACCCGGTCCTCCTATTGAAGTTTTTGCTTTAACAAAATCATACGTCGACGACCCTTTTCCCGACAAAGTTAACCTCGGTGTGGGAG CTTACAGGACCGACGAAGGGGCACCATGGGTTTTGCCCGTCGTTCGGAAAACAGAGCAGAAAATTGCAAACGATGAAACTTTGAACCATGAATATTTACCAGTGCTCGGCTTGGATTCATTTTCATCGGCAGCCACACGGCTTCTGCTTGGAAATGACTCGGAAGTCATTGCTCAGGGAAAG GCAGTTGGTGTGCAGTCACTGAGTGGAACTGGAGCCCTGCGGGTAGGAGCTGAGTTCCTCGCTCGAATACTCAAGTACAAAACCTTCTATTATTCTACACCTACATGGG AAAACCACAGATTGCTGTTTTTGAACTCTGGGTTCACCGATCCCAGGGAATACAGGTACTGGAATGCTTCTGAACGGAAATTGGATTTTGAATCATACATGGCTGATCTTAAAAGTGCTCCCGAGAATTCAGTAATCATACTGCAAGCATGTGCACACAATCCCACAGGAAGTGATCCTACTCCTGAGCAGTGGGAAAAAATTGCTGATGTAATGGAG GAACGGAAGTTATTCCCATTCTTTGACTCAGCATATCAGGGCTTTGCTTCGGGTGATGTTGAGAAAGATGCATTTGCAGTCAGGTATTTTGCCAAGAGAGGTTTCGAGTTCTTCTGTGCTCAGTCATTTGCTAAAAACTTTGGACTATATA ATGAACGTGTTGGGAACTTGACAATGGTGTTCAACAGTCAAGAAGTGATTGCCAAAGTAAAGAGTCAAGTGACTTTGGTGATTCGAGGAATGTATTCTAACCCACCTAATCATGGTGGAAGGGTTGTTTCTACAATTCTGAATGATCCACAACTGTATGAAGAATG GAAAGGCTGCATTAAATCTATGGCTGACCGAATTATGAGCATGAGGAAAGGATTGAGAGAAAGGTTGGAGGCAAAGAAGACTCCTGGAACATGGGAGCATATTACTAAGCAAATAGGGATGTTTTCTTTCACAGGCCTTACAC caaGACAAGTGGAACACATGGTAAAGCAGCATCATGTCTACCTTCTCAAGAGTGGACGTATCAATATGTGTGGACTCACTTCAAAAAATATTGATTACGTTGCAAATGCTATTCATGATTCTATCACCTCAGTGCCCGAATAA